The segment TCATCATTTGCCCGTCGTTGGCTCACTCCCTCTATATGTTCCCTTATACTTACTGTTCGACGAATTAGGCGACGTAATTGTATTGATTTTGGTTGTCCTTATCCCGCTCCATGTAGTCCCGATCGATCAGCGATTCGATCCGCTTCTTGAGGTCCGCCGGCTGTGAATGTCACAAAAAGCATAGTTGCATGAGAGGTCAAATCACAATCAGCGatcaaggcacaaatcttccatatGATTAAGagaaacgtgctgctcgagccaaagttGCTGATACCTGTATGAAAGATGGGAAAATGCATGACAGTATATAAGACTTACCTTTACTGGAAAAGTCAGATGCATGTACAGTTCGCTGATGAGCAAATTGTGGCTGAGAGTTTTTCTCATCTTCATGATGCGAACAATCGCCGCGTCAATCTGGTACTGCCGGTCCTGGTAGACGCGTTCCTCAGTGGCTTTCTGTTCTTCATTCTGTTGGAAGTCGcagaatgtaaaaaaaaatcaattgctCGTTCCTACAGTCACAATTAGGTTAATTCGCACTCACCGTTTCCTTCATCTGAATCTGATTAATTTTAATCCTAAACAGCTTATTTGTAAACTCATTGTTAAATTGGAACTTGTCATTGTCTTCCACCTCACGCCCTTTCGGGATTTTAGTCAATACCCGTGCCTTGCCACAAGCTAACGACTGCAGCGTGCGACGCAATTCaccatcctaaaatttaaacgtCAATTATTTATAACACATCTTTTAGCAAGTAGGTAGTTTGTTTTAAAGTACTCACCTCAATATTTACCGCCGCTTTAATCTCTTCGAAGGTAATGTTTGGGTTGTAGTTGAACAGCAACAAAACCAGCCCTTGGAACAATGAAACCTGCAAGTCTTTTGGTCCCTgcaaaataaaatgaaagtCGGATGTAAAAGATAAATACGCTACAAAGCTCTCGATTTGAGTGACGATCCGTACTCACCGCGTCAAAGCGTGCCTTCAGAACACAATGCCCCAGCGTTGGTTGCCACTGCAACTTCCTACCGCTGTGCTTCGCCAGATAGAATTTGTTAAATATCGACTGATACTGCAGCAACTCCTGAGGCAATGTTACCTCCATAACCGGGTACGTTGGCCAAAAGCCCATCGTTAGGATGTTAACCGTTAAATCAATGTTTTGCAGTTCCTTGCTTTCGGAGTTTGCCATGTACTGCAGGAAAAAAAAACGTGAAATGTTTATCAGATTTCAAAACCACAAGAGTCGTCACTTCACTCACCTGTCTAAATGCGATATTGATATCCCTACTGAGCTCCATATCCTTAAACATGCCCTCCAGCTTGGAGGTGAAACCACCACCGCATTCCTGTTTCAGCTTCGACAGCATACTTTTCTCGGCATCAACCGAAGCGGACTTTCCGACCAATAACCGCTTGGCAAGATCCTTCTTGTAGAACGCCTCGAACACATCCTTACCGTGAATGAACCGAAACTGAACCATAATTTTGTCCAGTATCTGTTCCAGCTCCTCTTCGGTTGCCTCCTTGTTGCCGGCACGCAGCTTCATGTCGACGTATTTGGCAATCAGTTCGGCTGGTTTGTTCGAGCGTTGATTGACGAAAAATTCGAACGCTTCCCGGAGGGAATTGGAGAACTTTTCGTTCCGATCGAAACACGTGTTAACGATGTTGTCTAGTTTGTCTTTGAAATCTAGCAAATCCTGTACCATCGATTTGTCCTTTTCCGGATCGATGACTATTGTGCGGCCTTTCTTTTTTATGTACGCATTGAAGGAAGCACACAGTTCTGTTGTTCCGTTTTTAACTCTGCTAAATAGGGAGTACAGCAGGGTGAGATCGGAAAGTCGATTTCCTTCCAGCAGTTGATCGAGGCCTTTCTGCAAGATGCCGGTTATGTGTTCAGTTATTAGTTGGCGTTCTACGGTTACAATCAAGTGGTGTTTCGTACAGCTGTCCAAATAGTGCAATAGACGCTCGTTTTCCTCCTGTAATCGTTTGTCGACGTGCAGCAGATAGTCAGGAACTTCCAGCTCATCCATCTTGGCCTGCCCTTCCGATTGGTACAGGTGCTTCGTGGCGACCAGGAACTTTTGCTCGAACGCTTCTTTGTATATCTGTAAATCGGACAGCATTCTAAGCAGACTTTTTAACAGTGTTCTATCCACTGTATCTCCGTTTCGTTCCTTCtctatcaaaattaaaattcctTCCACGGTTCGAGCCTGCACTAGTGTGTTCATGGCTATGTGATCACGAAACAACTCCAGCCCCATGTCCCAGATGGAATGGACGGTCGGATTCTGCAGAACGTACGTCCTGTCCAGATACAGAAAGATGCTCCTGATCATGATCATCTGCTGGCAGTGCGATTGCCAGCAATCGTTCATCTTTTTCAGATAGACCAGCTTGTCGATCGACTCGGCCAGGAAGGAGGTGATGTTGGCCTTCACATGCTGCTCGGCGAGGGCCGTCAGATTGACGTACAACTGCGAGTCCATCTTGTGGCTGCACATGTTCTCCACCGCCTGGTAGAGCTCCTCCAGTGAGTACTCGATTCGCTTGGACGTCTGGATGGCGATGACCGCCTCGCGGAGTTTCTGCCAGGTGTGCTCCTGATAGTTTTCCGGCAGTGTGGGTTTGGCTGCAATGGTAGGTGATAAATAGTTGCTGAATTATATGCGATTGAAACGAGTTTATCGTTAAAGTTGTTTAATAGGCTACCTATCTTTCTTGACTTTAGTCCGAAGGGTCATAATGAGTGGtttctttaatttttcattcataaGAATCAACATAAACAACTTAAcctcaaataatatttttcttatATAAATCCAAATTGTCCGTCGCAGTAACCTATTTTCAGGGTTTTTCAAGAGCACTGGATAAAATTTAGTTAAAGGAACAATCGTTTAACTTATCACTTTGATATTATTTAATATTATCACTTTGTGAGTGATAATATTAAATATGAATCTGAAAACAATTGTTTAGAATCAGAAGTACAACTTGCTTTAATTGCAATTACAATCACTAAAGTGTAAAGTTTTATGTAACAACTTTCTGTTAAACTCCCATTAAATTTAGTGAACGGTACTGAACGTAGAAAAATCAGtcagtatttaaaaattcaattatctaatttttatttatactagcaatgaattttaaatcaaatcatTCGTGATCAACCAAATTTCTTTCCCAAATAATTTCTCGcaataaaatgtaaatttattGATTTCGACACCTCTGCGTTAAATGCCGATGATAATAAATAGGGCAACAAACTGATCTATTAACGCGTAATTTGCCAGCCAGCTTGATGATTTAAACTCCTATTCTTCTTAAATAGTTGTTTATAATTCTAAACACATTATGATTAGTCATCCCAGACTCTTACAGCAGCATTAACATGTTGCGACCAATCCAGCATAACATTTGTTTCAAACTTGCCGGAACCGCTTGGACACCTTGAAAACAGCGTATACGCGTTTTAGTATCACAACATAACAACAAATCAGTTTATCAGATTTCTAACTGCAGCACAATTCAGTGAAGGCTAAAAACTGCTTAAACTATAGCGAACATCTACCTAGTGCGATGGACGAACGGGACGCAGGTAACGGTGGGGGAGGGGCTGAATGGAGTAGAGACACGCGAAATTAATCGTACTACTGCACCTTCGCGTTGTGGTATCCGTATATGAAAACCTTCAAGGTAAGCTATTTTTGCCCAGAAATCGTTTCGCTCAGCCTGCACAAGTGTTCGTATCTATTGCTTtgcgatagtttttttttcacacaGAAACAAAACCAACAATCATGCGACGACGAGGACTTGTTTCTCGCTCAACCTGCCTCAATCACTATAGAATATGTCACACTCTGCTACTTACATTTAAAGTTTTTAATAACAATCTTCTTGATATCCCCGGGCTTGCCCGTTCCGGTGTTCGTCGTCATTTTGATGACCGCTCCGTTGGTGTTGCTGAGGGCGGAAAAATTAGCCCGTTTCCGGTCATTTTCGGTCAAATTCATAGCGTTGCCTGACAGACCTTCCTCCTCTGATGCTCCAAGAGCAAaagcactgctgctgctacttcCTACGCCCGTAGCAGATTTCAATCGTTTTCCGGAAAGATCGCGACCACTTctaccaccaccaccgccggaACCGGACGAATCTCGCTTTCGTTTCGAAATTGTGACCAAATTTACGGAGACGCTCGTACCGGAAAATTATCCTGCGGAACGATCCAAAACGAAGCGATTCAGTGCAGATGTCGATTCTCCTCGCGATCACAAATTTTATTGTTGTGCTGTTGAGAACTGTCAACTCCGTAGTAGACTCATTCACTCAAACATTCGTAAACTGATGGAGCTACAATGAAATTCTACGGGTGCGCGAAAGAGACGACTGGTGTTCCGTGGCGGCAAGTCCGCACCGTTCGGCTGTCACTTTGCAGGCAGGAATTTTCTCACCTTTAGAAAATTGCGAGCACTTTCAAACCGAAAATTTCGATGTACAGCACATCAACTAACACTTAAATTGGTTATCTTTCAAAAGAATAATTTCCCAAAGATACTGGTTTGAAAACGTGCACTTAGTTTACCGATTTAACCTTTTTTCAGGcactttattttgcaaaaccgACCTGAACTGCTCGCAAATACACCGTAGCCGCACTGCTATTACAAATCATTACAAATTACAATTAATGTTGGCTTTGGGTTGGATGccagatatttttaataaaaattttagtTACCACTTATATGTTTAgtgaatttacaaaataaaccTGTCGTCCAAATGCAGGCttgtaaaagataaaaaaagaactgaaaAAATTGTGGATCTgcttaaagaaaaatcgaagtATATTAAAAAggttaaaatcgttaaaatATGCTTATCTCAATGTACGCAATGCACACAGAAGATTTCGATGTGATTTCTGATGCATATTCGATAATGCTGGTAATCGTGAGACCTCGGCAACACTGCTAAGGGGCGCTCGGATTTGTATCATTacaagaaaattaaatacttttTAACATGCAGTGCACTTTCCATCACAacttataccgtggacccccgttcgtttgaccgcttttaatctgaacactttttaatttgcaccccgttggtttgcacaacgtgcaaattaaaaatggttcatatgtcattctcaacatgacatcatttgcttatgcagacaatgcgcataaacgcgatttgtttgtcttgatctagcgtgtttaatctgtttcacattgcgttttcccaacgattatgataaaaatccgatcggagaatgaaatattcgcagcttccaactgaatcaaaccaccaaaacaataacaaagagtagggcgaccagataacacaagttccagcatatgtagagttgccagttgtttaaattaaaaactaaccccgtttgtttgcatgaggaatcgtacGGAAACCGTTCGTACggaaacgaacgggggtccactgtacaacAAAActgcactgagaaaacttttcgtatagtttctattaTAGTTATTATTATATTCGGCGGATAGATTCTattatagttcggcggatagaaaacccgGCGAGTTGGCAcccttgattttttaaattaaatttgaaatactagttttatgaaaataaagagtgtttattaacattaatcccttacttacttaggtgccttgccgtcctaagacaaagcctgttgaacaaagtttctccatgtaactcggttgagggctaccgctctccaattcctcggacaccgagtactctccgccagatctcgctccacctggtctaaccattttgctcgcttcactttctggtagaactttcgcgtttcctgagaacgatgcagccactgcaactctgcatattcctgctcttccaggtagcgccttttctcccgaaagatttggtttcgctgcaccTTCTTCTGTT is part of the Sabethes cyaneus chromosome 2, idSabCyanKW18_F2, whole genome shotgun sequence genome and harbors:
- the LOC128733895 gene encoding cullin-4B isoform X1; this translates as MNLTENDRKRANFSALSNTNGAVIKMTTNTGTGKPGDIKKIVIKNFKSKPTLPENYQEHTWQKLREAVIAIQTSKRIEYSLEELYQAVENMCSHKMDSQLYVNLTALAEQHVKANITSFLAESIDKLVYLKKMNDCWQSHCQQMIMIRSIFLYLDRTYVLQNPTVHSIWDMGLELFRDHIAMNTLVQARTVEGILILIEKERNGDTVDRTLLKSLLRMLSDLQIYKEAFEQKFLVATKHLYQSEGQAKMDELEVPDYLLHVDKRLQEENERLLHYLDSCTKHHLIVTVERQLITEHITGILQKGLDQLLEGNRLSDLTLLYSLFSRVKNGTTELCASFNAYIKKKGRTIVIDPEKDKSMVQDLLDFKDKLDNIVNTCFDRNEKFSNSLREAFEFFVNQRSNKPAELIAKYVDMKLRAGNKEATEEELEQILDKIMVQFRFIHGKDVFEAFYKKDLAKRLLVGKSASVDAEKSMLSKLKQECGGGFTSKLEGMFKDMELSRDINIAFRQYMANSESKELQNIDLTVNILTMGFWPTYPVMEVTLPQELLQYQSIFNKFYLAKHSGRKLQWQPTLGHCVLKARFDAGPKDLQVSLFQGLVLLLFNYNPNITFEEIKAAVNIEDGELRRTLQSLACGKARVLTKIPKGREVEDNDKFQFNNEFTNKLFRIKINQIQMKETNEEQKATEERVYQDRQYQIDAAIVRIMKMRKTLSHNLLISELYMHLTFPVKPADLKKRIESLIDRDYMERDKDNQNQYNYVA
- the LOC128733895 gene encoding cullin-4B isoform X2, coding for MCSHKMDSQLYVNLTALAEQHVKANITSFLAESIDKLVYLKKMNDCWQSHCQQMIMIRSIFLYLDRTYVLQNPTVHSIWDMGLELFRDHIAMNTLVQARTVEGILILIEKERNGDTVDRTLLKSLLRMLSDLQIYKEAFEQKFLVATKHLYQSEGQAKMDELEVPDYLLHVDKRLQEENERLLHYLDSCTKHHLIVTVERQLITEHITGILQKGLDQLLEGNRLSDLTLLYSLFSRVKNGTTELCASFNAYIKKKGRTIVIDPEKDKSMVQDLLDFKDKLDNIVNTCFDRNEKFSNSLREAFEFFVNQRSNKPAELIAKYVDMKLRAGNKEATEEELEQILDKIMVQFRFIHGKDVFEAFYKKDLAKRLLVGKSASVDAEKSMLSKLKQECGGGFTSKLEGMFKDMELSRDINIAFRQYMANSESKELQNIDLTVNILTMGFWPTYPVMEVTLPQELLQYQSIFNKFYLAKHSGRKLQWQPTLGHCVLKARFDAGPKDLQVSLFQGLVLLLFNYNPNITFEEIKAAVNIEDGELRRTLQSLACGKARVLTKIPKGREVEDNDKFQFNNEFTNKLFRIKINQIQMKETNEEQKATEERVYQDRQYQIDAAIVRIMKMRKTLSHNLLISELYMHLTFPVKPADLKKRIESLIDRDYMERDKDNQNQYNYVA